From the Gossypium hirsutum isolate 1008001.06 chromosome A02, Gossypium_hirsutum_v2.1, whole genome shotgun sequence genome, the window GATCTTTTGACATTGACCTCTGTTTCCTCACAAGTAGTCAACTGTTtagcaaataataaataaaacccccCAATTGACCATTGCAGTCAAGTTGCTTGCTTGTATGTGTTAgtaaaggtatatatatatataagggccAAAATTCCTTTATGCTAACACTTCATGTGCATCAACAAGTAAAATCCTAAATGAAGGTCAAGTGAGCTGAACAAAGCTCACCAACTTGCCTCAGCTAGATCCTATGTTGAGTTGAGCATAATGGAGCTAGATAATGATGTTTTGCAGCCTTAATCCAATCAAGATTTATACCCAACAAGTTTAAAATATTGACAAGTTGCACAATGATGGCCATATTTCCTTTATTATGAAGTTAgtccttataatttaatttagtgtaattttatcattctatttttatgaaataaatagcTTAGACTAAAATTTTGATCTGAATTTTCTTACAAGAATTCTTTTCAAATTATTATGTTGATGTATATATAAAATGTTAGAAagggtaatttaaaaaaaatcacatctgtattttaatcgaaataattaataaactatttggattaactaatgacattataaaagataataaaaaaaactaaatcaatGGGGAACATGCCATTAAGATTGGGAGGGGGTTAGTTAAATACTTCAAAAAATTTAAGggtctattaaaatttttaaaaaattttgaggggcattgaagaattttctaaaaattatgaagggtttaattagtttttaaatttttttgagagAAGCAATGAgaacctcaaaaaaaaaaaatagagagacctaattaaaaatttcaaaactctgataaaactttgaaaaattttcaaaattttggagaGCCaaaccaaattatgtcaaattaaagtatatgttGCGTATGGTGGAGAGGCACATAGAAAAAGTTCAGGTAGAACCAAATCTCTAACTTGAGCatggtaaaaggaccaaaaccGTAATTTGACCCACAATAATCATCCCTGTCAACTCCTTGTATAACTTGCTTGGTGATTACCCTCGACAACTTGCATATATAAGTTGACTGCCATTGGTTAAAAATATGAGACTCATAGCTTCTTGAATATGTTCAAATTACCTATCAAAATCATAGCCTCAAATTGCAAACCTGATGTCCTTTCTGCAACCTCAAATATGCAGAAATCCCAATGTACCTCATCAATACTTCCAAAAGCCTATTTCATCATTGATGTAttctactattatatatatatatgtcagcTTTATAGCGACAATTTGTTTTGGTTTTCCTAAgtaagcaaagaaaaaaaattacttggaCAGCAATGGCCGACTGCAAATGTTTGCAGGTTGAGCATGTGCCTCATCATACATGCTTCTTTGCTCTGCCCCACTGCCCATATCATCACATGGTACCCACACATCAACATTAGATTTACtttctatatatatatgcaaCACTCTTAGTACTCACCAAAGTGTTTGCAAATATAGTTTCCAATGGCTGCTCTGCAACTTACGATTGTATTGGTTATGTTCGTCTTCCTTCAACTATTCTCAGGTCATAAATCATTTCGCCGAGTTCATTTCTCGTCGTTGTTGTTTTTGCTCCTGTTGTTGGTTTTAATCTGGTTTTATTACAGGTGCTCGTTCGTCGACGTTTACCATCATAAACAAATGCAGCTATACAGTTTGGCCAGGAGTGTTGTCAAGTGCTGGAATCCCACCACTTTCACCTACAGGTTTTGTTCTTCAACAAGGAGAATCGAAATCTATCGATGTTCCGACATCTTGGTCAGGTCGGTTATGGGGTCGAACTCTTTGTACCCAAGACTCTTCTGGCAAATTCACTTGTCTCACTGGAGACTGCGGTTCGTCTACGATAGAATGCTCTGGTGCTGGTGCTATCCCTCCTGCAACCCTTGCGGAGTTTACATTGAACGGAGCTTCGGGATTGGATTTTTATGACGTTAGCCTTGTGGATGGATACAATTTACCAATGATGGTATCTCCACATGGTGGTAAAGGAGGTAATTGTAGTTCAGCCGGATGTGCTGCGGAATTGAACAGTAACTGTCCTTTGGAACTTAAAGTTGTCGATGGGAGTGAAGGAGTGGCTTGTAATAGTGCATGCAATGCTTTCGGGGACCCTAAATATTGTTGCAGTGGCGCTTATTCGACTCCCAATACGTGTAAGCCGAGCTCGTACTCGAAATTCTTCAAGGTAGCATGTCCTACTGCTTATAGCTATGCTTATGATGATGGAACCAGTACCTTTACCTGCGCTGGTGCTGATTATGTCATTACTTTCTGCCCTACTACACCTTCCACAAGGTAATAATTGCATTGCAAGCCCCTTAGCTATTATGATTTAGTCGATCAGCTACTAAACAAATCATGGTCAATCCATATCTGTCAGTTGAAATTTCCCTATTCTTATGGTTTGGAATTGGGAGCCATATGGGGGAGGGACCATACATTGTTTAGTCCCAAGACGGCCTTCATGTACCTTTTTGGTAAAAGGACTATGAAGTCCattatggtacttttacctattttttttttaaatgttcatCTTCATATACACTTCCAAAATCTAAACCTCAGCACTGTCCCATGCTGCAACTGCATATGCCGTATACACCATTTATGAGCACCTCCCAATCATCATCACATCGAACTTATTTTGCCACTGATGTTGAATTATGGTTGTTGCAGTCTCAAGACCTCCGATCCCATGGCGGTCGATGTGTCAGCTAGTTCCCGGTCTACTTCATCAGCTCTCATTGTCGGTGTCATAACCAGTTTGGCCATAATATGGCAGTTCTGGCATCTCTTTTAACAATGCCGAGCTGCCAACCGACAACATTCAGGACCTCAACTATTTGCAAACTAATCGGAAACCGAGTGAAGATCAACAGTTGGCCACACAATCTAAAACCATCCAATGATATCACATAATCACCGGCCTGCATTTTCTTTCCAACTAGAAAACCAGTGTAATGTATAAGTACAAAAGATAGAAAACATATATATCAGACATTATTAGAGGCAGGCAAGATAGAGGCATATTTTTCAATCGATTATTAGACATAAATTGCAGGAAAAAGACAATGATTAGTTGGCTATGGCTAACGTTAATGTTTTGTTACCGTAGCCTACTAATGCCAAAGGAGATGAGTTCATTTGTCTCTATTTGTTCTTTAAGAAATGCAATTATTTAATGATTTGTTTAGTTTAAGATATATGGTGTGGGTTTGGCCGTCACAAGCTTTCAATTATTTTACCAAATGttcattattaaataatttattgcatCTGATCTGAATTTTTTAGTTGAGTTAAACGGTCCTATGGTGcagtttaaatattaatttagatgtCGTACATGgcagtttaaattaaatttatttaattaaaaatttattttcatttcagtAACTAGATATTTAAGTTGGCATTTAAAGGATTGCCGCTAGGGAAGTAACGGAATTTAACGGTacagtgaccacttcgtaacaaaacgataacgtaagtgactaaaatataatcagaggtaaacaaaagtaactttttgtagtttacccatttttatatttatcaagTTTAGGGATCAAAATAGACTTAATCGTTTAAGTATAAAAAAAAGTGTATGTACCAAAATGGACCTAATTATCAAGTCTAGAGAATAAAATTTATATGGGTAAAAGTACACTAATAATTACCCAACTATTAgtgaatttattttttgattacccaattatttaattttgttttttttgtcaCTAGCTGCAAGCTAATGGTagcaacttttaaaattggctTATGACAATttttaactctcaatatttataaattatgtgaacttagtcttgattctaataaaatttaatgctcaacatttacacattatgtAATTTGATCTCTGTTTCGTAATTtctttttttgtgaaattgagggttaattttgaaagaaagagaaaagatgaaaatcattatattgaatttttagatatgttttgtatattttcaatcaaattttgttaataaatttatttcttttagcttttTAAGTGAAATGGTAAAAAAACCTACAAAAGACCAAATttcacaatgtgtaaatgttgaaagTTAGATTTTTTAGAAATAGTCAATTTTAAAGTTGTTAagggttaaagttgttattacgtcaattttaaaaatagtcaACGTTAGTACTAGTGACcagaaaagacaaaattgaacAGTTGGGTgatcatttttgtaacttttcataaaagacagaataattattttgtaactttttatagtttggtgaccaaaaaagataTTTACTAACATCAGTTTAgtaactattttataacttttaatagttaagtgacaaaaaaaatttactaataattaagtgactaataaTGGAGTTTATCCTTAACTTTATTGCTCAGAGATAAGGAATATTCCATGCAGAGTTTCGGTGCATTCATCCATGCTTCATTTAAAAGGGAAGTCACTATGATaaggataaattaaaaaattaaaacatcaccATGTTCTTTCCATTCCCAACATAATAAAATGGCAAAAATAGCAGTTGAAGTTGATATGGAAAGTGCATGTACATGTGAATCTTGCTGTCTTAAAAGATAACAACTATACTACTCATACCTGCACATGACATGGGTCAACCAGCAAGGAAAGATTCCCAAGAACAGTGGGCAGATGATCATGGGATGAATGCCAGTTGTAGTTTATCTCGTAATTCTTATTAACAATGGGTAACAATGATCTTTTTCATATCCAGGCCATGACTCATCTCCATTCATGAACTGTTGATGACGATTCCATATTTCCGTGTCGTAGATCTCTGTTATGCTGAAAAGCAAGCCATTGTCCTTGATTTCCTCCAGAAACTTATCTAATGAGTTACCTCTTTTTGGGCTGAAAAATATAGCTTCAGAGGGTCCTGGTTTTTTCAACAAGAGCTCTGTTACTTGAGCAAGATCTTTGTGGAATTCCTTGAAAAAGGTGCTGTTGAAAATCAGATATTAAGCTAAGAATAAGGCAGAAGATAAGCGCACCATTAAAGTGAGAAATTTGCAATACTACATGCCTCTAATGGTCCAGATATTCCATAACCTGTCCCTGCTAGGTTTCTTTCAGCCTCAAGATTGAGGTCACAAGAATAGGTTCGTGTGAGGTTTGCTCCCGTCCGAACGAACCTAACCTTTTTGCCTTCAACTCATAACAGAGGCTTTTCTTTCCCCTAGTTAGCGGACTATAAGTAGTCTCAATTGATTGACTGCTTACATCGTCCACAACACTAGATCAATTATAAAATCAAGTCATAATTCCTAGTACAGGGGCCTCTATGGTATTTTTGCTGATGCATTTG encodes:
- the LOC107936528 gene encoding pathogenesis-related thaumatin-like protein 3.5; translated protein: MADCKCLQVEHVPHHTCFFALPHCPYHHMFPMAALQLTIVLVMFVFLQLFSGARSSTFTIINKCSYTVWPGVLSSAGIPPLSPTGFVLQQGESKSIDVPTSWSGRLWGRTLCTQDSSGKFTCLTGDCGSSTIECSGAGAIPPATLAEFTLNGASGLDFYDVSLVDGYNLPMMVSPHGGKGGNCSSAGCAAELNSNCPLELKVVDGSEGVACNSACNAFGDPKYCCSGAYSTPNTCKPSSYSKFFKVACPTAYSYAYDDGTSTFTCAGADYVITFCPTTPSTSLKTSDPMAVDVSASSRSTSSALIVGVITSLAIIWQFWHLF